One stretch of Ictalurus punctatus breed USDA103 chromosome 5, Coco_2.0, whole genome shotgun sequence DNA includes these proteins:
- the alkal1 gene encoding ALK and LTK ligand 1 isoform X4 — protein MQAEKTWHILLSVILLLITSSQCMDSREATHRDKQTLLDLLLPVMRDGHREKLNTREKSAHSRPIEIVLRDISIKDRFIKHFAGPVKFPSQCGIHFHRIYHNTRECTRPEFYKRCARLLMRLAMSPLCAQP, from the exons ATGCAGGCTGAGAAGACATGGCACATATTGTTGAGTGTAATTCTTTTGCTCATCACCTCCAGCCAGTGCATGGACAGCAGGGAAGCGACGCACAGGGACAAGCAAACTCTGCTGGACCTGCTGCTGCCCGTGATGAGGGACGGCCATCGGGAAAAGCTCAACACGCGGGAAAAATCCGCCCACAGCAGGCCCATAG AGATCGTCCTGAGAGACATCAGCATTAAAGACAGGTTTATAAAACATTTCGCAG GACCGGTCAAGTTCCCGTCGCAGTGCGGGATTCATTTCCACAGAATTTACCACAACACGCGGGAGTGCACGAGACCAGAAT TCTATAAAAGATGCGCGAGATTGCTGATGAGGCTAGCCATGAGCCCGCTGTGTGCTCAGCCGTAG
- the alkal1 gene encoding ALK and LTK ligand 1 isoform X3, with product MQAEKTWHILLSVILLLITSSQCMDSREATHRDKQTLLDLLLPVMRDGHREKLNTREKSAHSRPIEIVLRDISIKDRFIKHFAAGPVKFPSQCGIHFHRIYHNTRECTRPEFYKRCARLLMRLAMSPLCAQP from the exons ATGCAGGCTGAGAAGACATGGCACATATTGTTGAGTGTAATTCTTTTGCTCATCACCTCCAGCCAGTGCATGGACAGCAGGGAAGCGACGCACAGGGACAAGCAAACTCTGCTGGACCTGCTGCTGCCCGTGATGAGGGACGGCCATCGGGAAAAGCTCAACACGCGGGAAAAATCCGCCCACAGCAGGCCCATAG AGATCGTCCTGAGAGACATCAGCATTAAAGACAGGTTTATAAAACATTTCGCAG CAGGACCGGTCAAGTTCCCGTCGCAGTGCGGGATTCATTTCCACAGAATTTACCACAACACGCGGGAGTGCACGAGACCAGAAT TCTATAAAAGATGCGCGAGATTGCTGATGAGGCTAGCCATGAGCCCGCTGTGTGCTCAGCCGTAG